The Pseudoliparis swirei isolate HS2019 ecotype Mariana Trench chromosome 17, NWPU_hadal_v1, whole genome shotgun sequence sequence GAGATCACGTGGCTCCGCAACAACATCATGATCACACCAGAGGTCAGTTaccaaatacaaaaacacacacaatcaccatTATTAGTGTCTCTTTTTGACATGTATTCTGTCTTCACCAGCACATTTTAACTTCAAAatatcttcctctcttttttcttctttaggaCTCTCGATTTAAGCTGTTCTCTAACGGCACCCTCAGGATCAACAATGTAGAGGTGTATGACGGACAGATGTACGGCTGTGAAACCAAGACTGAAGGCGGCCGATTGTCTGGGCAAGCTCGAGTTAGTGTACTTGGTAAGCAATGAGGGAATTAtgtagtgtatatacagtagATAATTCTTAGATCGTACACTGAGCAAATATCTGAAGTTATTCCCCCGACTGAAGGAGGACTGTAGTGAGGGAAATCACATTGAGGAAATGATGAGTAATACATTGTTAAGACAAAGTATGAAACGAATGGTCTTGCGCGTGAGTGTGACTGTGCGTGCTGCAGGACACCCACAGAGGCGTAAAATATGAGCTTTTCTTTCTAGCCTCCATTTGAACACATTATCTCCATGTAAAATTCCTATCAGCGTAGCTCTGCTGGGTTACTGTGTTAGATGGCCTGACGTGACGCTGTTTTGTCTGGCCAATCTCTCTGTTTATACAATCTCAGCCTCTGATAGACTTTTTTTAATACTCCACAGATCTGTATCTGCACATGTGCATGAAGCCACTTTCTTGAATGTGTCTGAACTTGATCAGCGCCAGCTCAGTGGCATTTTATCTGCAGTGTGAATAGCAAAAAGAGTCTTTGACTGTTAATGTTTACCATGTGTGTAATGCGTGTGTGGTGTTATGACTTGTGTTCCAGAGAGGCTGAAGTTCACCCCGACCCCCCAGCCTTCTCAGTGTCTGGAGCTGGATAAGGAGATCACCATCCAGTGCTCTGCTAAAGGCAGAGAGAGCCCAACCATCCGCTGGACCACAGCAGGTATGCACGTCGCTGGCTCGCAAAAGTCAGATAAGGACTTTAAACACCTAAATTATCTCTTTCAAAATGTAACAGTACATCTTCCTTTTTCTTATTTAAAGATGACAAAAGTTTCCACGAGCATTGTCTCACTCGGCAATTAACAGAGTACAACATCGTGGCTCATTTCCATGTTTGCCATGATTGAGTCGCTTCAACCACTTGAATTCCACAAGCAGGAACAACATACGTCGTAGTCCTAACCCCACTTGTCTCTGTCGCCCCCTGCAGACGGAGGAGAGCTGCCACCCCGGGTGGCACAGAGGAACGGCCAGCTCCACTTCACCAAAGTCATCCGCAGCGACGCCGGAAACTACACCTGTATCGCTTCCAACAGCCCCCAGGGGGAGATCCGAGCCCTTGTGACCCTCATTGTGGCAGGTAAACGGCTCACTCATCATCCTGGAAGAAAGGGCCACGCTGCCATGTTagtcattaacccttgtgttgccttagggtcattttgacccgaatcaatattacaccctccccccgcctttgggtcattttgacccgattcaatgtttcaccctcctgttacctttatatttactaacatattttaccctttgggttcaatttgacgccagcaattaaaacctccagaaaattattagaattaatattgttttccaagtttaagtgtgaggcactttatgtttgtttgttgactaccgaaagaacaccgacattaaacattgaatggggtcaaattaatcctaaagcggggggagggtataatattgattcgggtcaaaatgaccctaaggcaacacaagggttaagtcacGCATAGAAAAATAGTTGTGGTCTCAGTACATAAGAGTCATTGATCCTTTTCATGTGGCCGCATTTATTGTGCACTCGTGGCCTTTTTTTATTGTCCGGTAATGAATTGAATTTGGGTTGTAGAGTATAACTGAGATGTTACCCATAGTCTGtaaaggaatgtgtgtgtgtttgtgtgtttgtgtgcatgtgtgtgtgtgtgtgtgtgtgtgtgtgtgtagtgtacatTCGCTTTAAGGTGGTACCAGAGAATACAACGGTGTATCAAGGTTACACGGCCATCCTGCACTGTCAGGCCACCGGTGACCCTGAGCCTCACATCCACTGGATGGTCAGAGACAGGACGCTGGACATCAGTAAGAACAGGAGGTAAATGTGGCTTTTTGCTCTGCCACGTCATGAATTAAGATTACATTTTGTGATTACAGGTAAAAAAACTCTTTGCGTCCATAGGATATATATCTTTTGCATACagatattacatgtcatttaccagacgcttttatccaaagcgacttccacagatatatatttaaatatatattattacacatCTAATACAGTGGGTCTCATGCAAGAACTTCTCTCAAAGccagatttgttttaaagtggCACATGAGAGGGATTTAAGAGAACTTGTCACAGTCCCCAATTTGATTGTACTGtcttaaataaaatacagagtTCCACGTGTGGTAGAACCTTTCGTATGAGTCATGAACAGATGTCCTGTCTCTCCCACAGTGAGAAAAAACCCACAAATTGTCTGGTTTGACTTAACAATGCGTCTGCGAATGCAGATGTTtagaaataaacatgaataactcaaataaatggaaTTCAAAATGTATATTCCTTGCGCcatattttttcatttgttgCCGTATGTTAACATTGCTCCTTTTCAGCAGTCAGGAAAGTTGCCTCACGGTATTTATGCAAGTTTCTGTCCAGGTCTACATCCTCCATTCCAACACAAGACAGTGTAGCATCATCTACATTTGCATTATCATATTCTGTCTTCCATCTAGGGTTGCCTGCTTTGTTGACAGctgttttattaatattatcgaACAGTGTCGACTACTAATACCAGAAGTGACACGCGTTTCTGTTTGTGGTCTCCGCAGTGTGAACTTCTCTTTACACTCTTAACACATTCTTGTAAATGAAACCTGCTCACAAACTGAGAAGAGCAGGCAGCAAGCTGAGGACTGTTAATTATGCTCACGATCAAATCTCACAAACAGCCACCTGCTAGTGAAACTATCAATTTAATGATGCATTTGTGCAGTTAAAGAGGTTTTCAATTTTATACCTCACACAAGAGAATAGGAGGGACAGAACATGAAAACGTCCTTGCATGTGGCCCATTGTGTATATGAAGTGGACTTTGATGTAGAAGAACTCAACCCTCATCTGTCCCGTCCCTCCTTTCTTCCAGGTTCCAGAAGATGCCCAATGGCTCCTTAGTGATTTCAGACGTCACAACAGATGACACGGGCAGGTACACATGTGTAGCCGGAAACAGCTGCAGCATCAAAGACCGTGTGGCTAAGCTGTATGTCGTGGGTACGTACACAGGCTTCTTTTGTCGGGAACAAAGGTTGCACACATGATCACGAGCGAAGGATGAAGGCATTAATTATAGCGTCACCCTCTGCCTCTGTCGCAGCTTGACAGGTTCAAACACACTGCCACATCTCTGACTGTCACGGATGTGATGGGATTGGGCAGACGTTGGATCTAATAACGCTTCACACTCTCTGGCTCCTTGCGTGCCGACTGGAGCTGAATATTACAGCCACACACTTGCATTAGTTACCCACATCAACTCGTTATCTCTCAAAGTAGCAGGGCCATACTCAAGTTTAGTCAGTAGGAGACCATTTCATTCAGATATTTGCCAGTTAGACagcccaacaaaaaaaaagccttGTTGAATTAAATGACAAAATAGTATTCAGTTTTAAACTGTGTTAAAATCTAATGCAGGTACCTTTTTTTAATCTATAAAACGTTTATATAggtttataattattattattttgtgtaaCCTAAACTGATTGCATTTTGTATTTCTATTTCCATTGTAACACAATATGTGATGCTGATTAAAGACCTGGGTGTGTTAAAGATAACACATGCTGCATTGTCAGAACATTTTCAGTGACCCAAATTTAATGCCTTCGCCCGACAGAAAAGCCAGTGCAGTCCTTCGATGAAGACATGGACAAGGCCCCCTACAAGATGATCCAAACCATCGGCCTCTCGGTAGGAGCTGCTGTGGCTTACATCATCGTAGTACTTGGACTCATGTTCTACTGCAAAAAGAGACGCAACGCTAAAAGACTGCAGAAAGGCCAGGATGGGGAGGAGCCGGAGATGGAGTGTCTGAACGGTATGACTGTTTGGTGTAGACAAATGTTTGGTAAATTGTGGTAAAAGCAGTTGTAAAATCAGCTCAGAAGGAGTAATGTGTGTAGTTGATATTCCCTCAGTTGTGTTGAAAGTTTTAGGATATGTGCTGCCATCTTGGGTTTACTGGGGGTATTGCGTCAGAGAATGTTGATACTTGAGCTGTATTCCACACCACACTTTGACTCTGTTCAGATGTTGAGTGTGTTATGTGTAAATACTGGAAAAGCGACATGATGAAGTGTTCTCAACAGTTTAATATGCATACAAAAAAGGGGATTTATGAGTGGGTTGTGCACAAGGAAATGTAGCGGTTggttttttcaattcaattgagtttattttgtatagcacgatctcacaaattacaaatttgtctcaaaaggctttacaatctgtacacttaCGACATATCtaacccaggacctcacatcggatcaggaaaaactcccaagaaatagaaaaaaccctttcacagggaaaaaagtgaagaaaccttcgggagagcaacagaggaggatccctcttcccagatggacagaaacaatagatgtcatatgtacagaaggaagcattacagagttacaacacattcaatgagtatggcTGAGTGTATGAATGGCTCGTAGTAGGCAtgaaccacgatccagacctccgaaTCCATCAGGTAGATGGAGGATTAGGCCGGGCACATCAGCCGGGCCATGGTATCAGACACAGCCTGGTCCAATGAACCCTTTAAGACGTGAAGTcccaaggactccggggaggaaacagagttaataatgtgcattgGAGAGATGAAACTTCAGCCATAAGGagatagagaagaggagataggtgctcagtgtatcccaaaTCGTCCCCCAGCAGACGATAAGCCTAAAGccgcatatctaggggctggaccaggggaaaacctgattcagccctaactataagcactatcAAAGACaaaagtctactcttaaatcaGGTGACTATGTCTGCCTCCCAGAATCTGgctccataaaagaggagcttgataagaTATGATTgcgcatcaccaatcaaggtaggtgaggagaataatttaaatgtgattcttgattttgtaGGGAactagtgcagagcagctaatatatgtgatctcttttcttagtttttgtgagtacacgagctgcagcattctgaatTCACTGCAGGGACTTAAGAGACttcttagagcagcctgatgataagGAATTGCAGTTATCTAAtttagaagtaacaaacgcgtgaactAGTTTTTATGCATCTTTTTGCATCCGATATGTGAAATGTTACATTTTGAGCACTAAAAAAACAAGACGAGAAAACACTGTTTGGACACGCATCGCATTTCTAGTGCCCTTCACTGCCCATTGAGATTTGCAATGGGCAGATGACCCTGActgatgtgtgttgtgtttatcaGGAGGAGCTGTTGAACAAAATGGCCACACCACCGCTGAGATCCAAGAAGAGGTGGCACTGACCAATATGGGTACCGTGGCAACAACCGAAAAACGGCACAGCCACGTCAACAACGACAAGCTCCACTTTCCTCGCGCAAACCTGCAAACCATCACTACTTTGGGTAGATTGATTTAAACTATTCTCTTTGGTGCGTATTAACTGAGAATTAAGAAAGGCACCTGATCTTTAAGCTGTAAGTTAATGGATAACCTAATAAAGCAGAATGTGCAACATTTTGAGCGTGTGCGCTGACATTTactctgtggtgtgtgtctgtgtgtacaggcAAAGGGGAGTTTGGTGAGGTGCTGCTGTGCAAAGCTAAGGGTcttgaggagagtgaggaggagacggtggTGTTGGTGAAGAGCCTGCAGGCCAGAGATGAGCAGCTCCAGCTCGACTTCCGCCGCGAAGCCGAAATGTTTGCAAAGCTCAGCCACCCCAACGTCGTCCGCCTGTTGGGCCTGTGTAGGGAGGCAGAGCCCCACTACATGATGCTGGAGTACTACGACCTTGTAAGCGCACAATAATAGaagcacacatatacataaggatttttttttaaacaaaaaaacgtATACATGATTCTTTTTGTTGCTTTTATCCTACCAGGGAGACCTAAAGCAGTTCCTGAGAATTTCCAAAAGCAAAGACGACAAAGTGAAATCTCAGCCTATCAGCACCAAGACCAAAGTAAGTCTTCAAATACACGTTCTCATTAAGTAGCTCAGTCTACTCAGTCTCAGTATAGCTACGCTTCTGAagtgcaaacacacattcaGTTATCCAGATTTTAGGAACAATTACTGATCTAAGAGAAATATTAGAATATTTGTCcactatatctatttatattagggctgtcaatcgatttaaaaaaattaacaaattaatcgcacattttgaaattcattaatcgcgattgaaagttaaaagttcattctttttaaagacaaaacttcacacagagctgtgttttcaaagaggctcctacctacaaagtgccagcgaggtatttaatattgtggatgataaattgtttcttcagtgaaacatcagattagtaaaaaaaaaagaagtatattgagaccccattggtcctgtcatctttaacattgaacaacagcagaaccagtggccttgggaactgactgacattcaaatatgtcacgttcaccctctggaggctgggctcattttatacattttacaaaaaaatgtaaattcaccttttaaagtcttttgcatatgacacatacccacgtgttctacatcaaacattctagaacaatctcagctctctataatgaggctcagttgtcctggtgccgtgttctctgctctctgactgacaggctgctatagagcttcacctgtgaggtgggaggtcctttgtgatttactgagtcttcattggttgtttttttcccaaaatgttgacggacaaacggattgaccaatcacggtgaaggtttcgtgtgacgagttctttccgcgccgcgtcacccgacacgtctgtgtatcagagggggagacgggaggaaggaggagcaggagaaaacccgactgattcatccacgagtttaaactgatttctgctccttattttcgcggagaaataattgttttaaaaacggaaacagtgttaaaccgtactgccgcggtttgacactcggtttgagtgtaaaaacttcaacgaacaccggaagtaaacaaagttgcgttaattgcgttaaaatattttagtgcgttaacgcggccaaattaatcgcatagattaacgcgttaacgcgtacagccctaatttatatatagatatagtgaACACATATTCTAAGCAGCTGACTTCAAAAGAATAGGGTCAAGAAGACTAAACATGACAAAACAGCAAacctggctctgtccaaagttaaagaaatcccCCAACATGTTCCAGCACCTATTAAGCTCATATTATAACACGTTATATCTGCTTTGTTTCATCCATACAAAAGCCAAAGTGTGGAAATTGGAAGTCATGGTTtaatctaattttttttctttttcggtACAGGTTTCCATCTGTGCCCAGGTGGCTCATGGGATGGAGCATCTGTCCAATCACCGCTTCGTTCACAAAGACCTAGCCGCCCGAAACTGCCTGATCAACAGTCAGAGGCGCATTAGAGTGTCGTCACTCAGCCTTAGCAAGGACGTCTACAACAGGTCCGTTAGAAAAGCAACTTGATTTAACGATAATCACACACTTACATAATCAACTACAATAAAGACCataatttaaaatacaaaaagatcTGATTTGAGTTGTTTCTCCTGTGAACATGTCTGCAGTGAGTACTACCACTACAGGCAGGCATGGATCCCGCTGCGCTGGCTCCCATCAGAGTCTGTGTTTGAAGACGACTTCTCCACCAAGTCTGATGTGTGGGCCTTTGGCGTTTTGATGTGGGAGGTGTTTAGTCACGGAGAAATGCCATATGCCAAACTCAGCGATGACGAGGTGCTGGAAGGTCAGTATGATGGTTTTGTAAGAGTAGAGAGGCCCCTTTTGGTCCTTGACGTGACATGTTTAACAACCACACATGTCTGTTTATGATTGGCTTTCAATTCTTTCGCTCTGTGGTCCTCCGCCCCTCCAGGTCTGCAGACAGGAAAGCTGAAACTGCCTGTTCCTGACGGTTGCCCCTCCAAAATCTACAAGCTCATGGCCCGCTGCTGGGCGATAAGCCTCAAGGAGCGCCCCTCCTTCACTGAAATCGTTCACACCCTGGGAGACCTTCCCTCTGACAGCAAAGTCTGAGATACCCGTAACCCCACATCAAAAGGGGACCTTCGACCAACCCCCTTCTCCCCAAAATAAAGACTGGAATACTGGATTATTAGTCTCAAACATTTCAGGGAAGCGGGTTGAGGAGGAAACACTTTTCTGATATGCAtttcaaactgtgtgtgtgtggataagaCTTCGTCGGTACACCAGTTGAAAATACGCACTTGCGTTAGCACGAACGGCTTCTTGTGAGCCGTACCAGGAGTTTATGTCTGCCTTAACATGGGGGACCCTTCCCGTGAGTCCCCCGTCTGGGGTTCCACTGTAACCCTGCCTGTCTGCGACTGCTCTGTCCCAGAGACGCTTTGTTTCAGAGACTCACACCCTCAGAGCCTCtagccctccacacacacacacacacacacacacacacacacacacacacacaaacactcacctcCAACTGCTTTGTAGTATGTTACAGTGCTCTCACTAGCTCAGATCAATAGAAATTATTGGTCGGAAGTTCAGGAAACCCCCCATCCCGTTCTGATATTTAGGTTCCCTGCTCGGTCAAGTCTGTAAGAATATTGAAGGGAAAAAGTGGGACCTAATGTAACTTCAGTGCAGCTTTGAAGCTTCAACCACTTCGAAAGGTGTTGAGTGAGATGTTTAAACTGGTCTACTTGAACGCAAAGTCCAATCAGCTGTACCGGACCGTTCCCACGTGCCGGTGTACGTTCAAAGAAGAAATGGAATCTGGTTTGCATGAAGGTTCATCTCTCACACTTGTGATTTGGGGACATGATCAAACTTTTGGGGGGAAAAGTCATCTGTGTTATGGTAACACTTCAGGAACATCAAGATCAAGTTTATAGCCAAGGAATATATTTAATAGAGGATTGTGCCAGTGTGGGCGTTGTACGGTTTTCTGAGTGTTCTGTTAGTGTATTCATTTTTTAGGTGCTCAACGGTTCTCACCCACAACCTGTGGGTGAGAACACCCGTGTCATACCACGTGATAATGTTGCAGGCCTGCAGCCTATCACTGTTTTAACCTGTGTTTCTTCCGAGGTCCAATCACAGTTTTCCTCCAAGGTCCAATTATTTTGTGCAATGAGGCAAAGTGGACCATGGCACCAGGCAATGTGTACATAATGTAGAAGCCATGCACTAACTTCACTTAAAAAGAATATCCATCTTTATCTCTCATGTTGTGTAGTAAAACATGCAGGTGCCTGTTTATTTATGATGAAGGTcctgtctttgttttttgttttttttactatgTTCATAACATAAAGGTACTTTTCTGATGCTCTGTATTCATTCTCGCTGTCCATATCCATGTTCGTTCAGTCTGGGAGTCAGCTGAATATGCTAACAGTACAACAGAGATTAAAAGAATGACCGCTGGTCACCAATTTAAGTGCCTGGTCAATGAAGGATTATTTTAACGGtttccatttttgttttttacattatcTAATCTAATGCAATGGCCTTTGTTTATGAACTTGTTTTTATACATTGTTTTGAGTGTGATGTTTTTATGAATTCTAGGCACTCTCACCTAGACCTCACACctgatttttaattttaatctgCTTCAGCAAATGTTCACagtaatcatatatataatcatatatatatacacaaaagtATACATGCTGCTGTCAATAAAGGTTCAGTTTTTTTACCCAGTATGTTGTGATTAATATTGGATAGCAATGCATCCTGAAGAACCAGTTCGGTGAAGAGTTTCGGTTCGTTTTTTCTTCAGTTGAATGTCAGACAATAAATGCTGTCTTTAAATCTTAAAGCCTGCCTATGCTTTCAAAAAGGTTAAGAGAAATTGCAACAGTATATGCAATTTGTATTGCCATTTTAAAGAACTGCCACTCACTAACCTGTATTACTGCGGATCCATGCAGTCATCTCTAACTACTAGAGAGAGGTACTGTATATACCTCTCTCTAACCACTAGAGGGAGGTATATACCTGTTGGTCTTTATACTCCTGATCCTAAGAGCTTGCTTACTGTTATTTTAAAGAATTGAATATGTTAACATTACTTTTATAGTGGCAAAAGAGGATTTTTACTTGAGTAAATCTATTTTTCCCTGTCATTATTTAATTAGAAAATATATTAGTGCCCACAGGCAAATGTTTCAGTAGTTCATAGCTCACCTGGACTGGATTGGTGTTTACACTGTCCGTGGGAAGCTGGAAGAGTCCTCAGGTTTGTCCAAATCCTGCATGTCTTTGTCATTGTGTTCAGGAACAATTCTCCACTTGACAGTTTTCATGCTATTTATATAACTAAATGTTATATATCAGTGTAATGTCACTTTTTCTTCTCATTACCAGCTATGTTGTTGAATATTGAAAgcatataaaacatttaatccGGTGGCTTCAGTCGTGAAATGCTAAGATATGGTCAGTGGTATGTGTATTTTACGTCGCCGTCCTCCAGAAGATGCCACAGTGACGGCTGGAGTGATGATGGAGGCTCatcagaaagagaggagatctcggaggagcagaggatgctGAGAGAACTCTCGGTATGGAAAAAGAGGTCAGGCAGAATACAGTCTTACTCATTAATTTGTTTCAGTGAGTAGAGTGTGCTGGGAAACAACAATATCAAAcaatttcataaaaataaaaaaagtaattgtAAGTTATAACTATAGCGTGCAAAGAAATATAAAAGATCTCAAATGCCATAACAATATCATCAATATCACCGAGTACAGTATGTCGTATGGATTACATAATAAGCTCATAATTTAGTATACTATAAAAACATTAGAATACATGTCAAAATATAAATTGTCAAAAAATGTATCATAAAAACATGTTATgaaaatataattgtatattgTGCCATACAAGACTGTCAAatgtaataaatgtataaatgcatgGTAGGTCATATGAAGATCATACTTGTAAAAAGTCATATGCAAAATATTACAACTTCATAATttgttttcctggtccgatgtgaggttttgggacagggatgtctatatgtacagattgtaaagcactctgaaacaaatttgtaatttgtgaaagtgggctatacaaataaactgaattgaattcaattgAATAATGTATGTCTAAAAgagtcaacaaaaacaaatgacaaAGATTCACATGATttggacaaaaacaaaagaacaagtCAGAGTTTAGTTTGTCTCAAAAGAGTCATATAATAGTATGTCTATATTCAAAATATTAAACAAGAGAATAGGCCTGATGCCAGCCCAGTGGCTTTCTCCCTCCAGCTCAGAGGGTCATGCTGAGACACTGCAGTGGGAGAAGAAGCCGACCAACTCTGAATGAATCATGAGGGGGACAGAACAGCACTTTACTTACCGTGTAAAGAGGGCCACCTCGACGGACACAAGATCACCAGCATCCCAGCTCGCTGAGAAAAGCATGATGACACTGGAAAGTAGATAATTGCATAATGTTCATATATAATTACAAAGATTCACATGATTTGGACAAACTCAAAGACTCTTCCATAGATCCCACAGACCATGTGGTGTCTACACCTCCAAAATAACTATAATGAAACTTAATAAATTAAGTCATCAGACCTTTGAGTTGCATTAATTGTAGGTTGAACGAGGTGCACATATTCAAACCAATCTTTGAGTATGAAATAAAAAGTGGTTAATTGTCCTGATAAGTTGGGCCCAtgtatattttatgtttattttattgttaattCTTCCATTTAATAAAGATTAAGCTTGTATTAGTGtgttaaaagaaaacactaaatGCACTATTTATGTGAAACTATGATCTGCCATCTGCCACAATTCTAGAATTAATAGTCAGACTGACTAATGTAAGactttttcaacaaaaaaaaagagagatattGAAAAT is a genomic window containing:
- the ptk7b gene encoding inactive tyrosine-protein kinase 7 is translated as MDLPKDRETRRGEGRRNPAAMNRRKARVETTYLVGIICLQVLSIQASALQFTKEPKSQDALHGRSAMLRCEVSDPADISYGWLHDGQRLQNSERRFQEGSNLKFTAVDRQLDAGNFVCAVGNAATGEFLHSTNAAFNIKWLESGVVTLKEPTSEGEIESSATVTLRCHIDGHPRPTCQWFKDGVKLTEKSHQINNKERTLTFTSASPDDNGLYYCCAKNAAGNVCSSSNFTLNIIDKSFPRPVVTPEDQVVLRNEEASLHCQFTAVPTPTLEWYHEDELLANKSRVILLSNGTLLITQVKPRNTGTYKCVGRGLRGSHITLEASLLIAEIDDMVSKMSKVFTADTLQRVACRPPRGRPEPQVWWERGGQRVPIEGRVYQDGLDLIFSPTEEGDSGTYTCVAQNRAGRRTQEVTFTVATAPVWVTRPQDSHLEEGKPGYLHCHAQANPEPEITWLRNNIMITPEDSRFKLFSNGTLRINNVEVYDGQMYGCETKTEGGRLSGQARVSVLERLKFTPTPQPSQCLELDKEITIQCSAKGRESPTIRWTTADGGELPPRVAQRNGQLHFTKVIRSDAGNYTCIASNSPQGEIRALVTLIVAVYIRFKVVPENTTVYQGYTAILHCQATGDPEPHIHWMVRDRTLDISKNRRFQKMPNGSLVISDVTTDDTGRYTCVAGNSCSIKDRVAKLYVVEKPVQSFDEDMDKAPYKMIQTIGLSVGAAVAYIIVVLGLMFYCKKRRNAKRLQKGQDGEEPEMECLNGGAVEQNGHTTAEIQEEVALTNMGTVATTEKRHSHVNNDKLHFPRANLQTITTLGKGEFGEVLLCKAKGLEESEEETVVLVKSLQARDEQLQLDFRREAEMFAKLSHPNVVRLLGLCREAEPHYMMLEYYDLGDLKQFLRISKSKDDKVKSQPISTKTKVSICAQVAHGMEHLSNHRFVHKDLAARNCLINSQRRIRVSSLSLSKDVYNSEYYHYRQAWIPLRWLPSESVFEDDFSTKSDVWAFGVLMWEVFSHGEMPYAKLSDDEVLEGLQTGKLKLPVPDGCPSKIYKLMARCWAISLKERPSFTEIVHTLGDLPSDSKV